A single window of Leishmania infantum JPCM5 genome chromosome 35 DNA harbors:
- a CDS encoding putative katanin, producing MFSVSEHRLPCDALYSRISASRSKPLVGFGGRDASIHVYPFMGYTRTAWLQGLSEPITALGFDPDQTSVVGGSDAGKLQMWDIGSEEVVRVFTRGHASTVTDIDVFRSGQFFATVSTDRILRIWDVRKSSGRQSYKDATAPLCAVQFSPNGRWVATGCARGIVRLYDLVAGKIVHKFELHTGAITSLHFHPDLYYLVVGSGDGTVSVWDLDSFETRFHSSSQHTPIDAVHFSGTRLLATSDHNLRIFDTSNLSDRTAVSLEAPWIMMGDVAYASATDEAWFVETAGATAMKCKLSLRDIRRPGEEAPRAAAAPPASALVPASPSQRVPVATLNSNSSIFADARKKPANGSRLSPMDSPAKTTENDMAEKELRAETSAPTASTLPRPAFSSGGPSFPPRSAPPSSAGDSELQMVQQLRHEHGTASTTLQRRLNTLRTVRTLWMQNQPEAMAHVRRLYDEGQEFGPLFDLLTVLQQPRMKEKLLTESIATFLDLVEIALKTDYEPLILLGLRTLRSISTKFRARMEEAQRRARASQSTGYNDPLGMSQHQRITQKLHNCCPVVFALAERCDGVGEEARAVLPDMPPPPRTQ from the coding sequence ATGTTCTCTGTTTCCGAGCACCGGCTGCCATGCGACGCCCTGTACTCGCGCATTAGCGCCAGTCGTTCCAAACCCCTTGTGGGTttcggcggccgcgacgccTCTATCCACGTCTACCCATTCATGGGATATACGCGGACTGCCTGGCTGCAGGGTCTATCGGAGCCTATCACAGCCCTCGGCTTTGACCCGGACCAGACGTCCGTGGTGGGCGGAagcgacgccggcaagcTGCAAATGTGGGACATCGGCTctgaggaggtggtgcgtgTCTTCACGCGCGGCCACGCCTCCACCGTGACCGACATCGATGTCTTCCGCAGCGGGCAGTTCTTTGCGACCGTTTCAACGGATAGGATACTGCGCATCTGGGATGTGCGAAAGTCGTCTGGCCGGCAGTCCTACAAGGATGCCACCGCTCCATTATGTGCCGTGCAATTCTCGCCGAACGGCCGGTGGGTGGCCAccgggtgtgcgcgcggtATTGTGCGACTCTACGACCTCGTCGCTGGTAAGATTGTCCACAAGTTCGAACTGCACACCGGCGCCATCACGAGTCTCCACTTCCACCCGGACTTGTACTATTTAGTGGtgggcagcggtgacggTACGGTGTCGGTGTGGGATCTAGACTCCTTCGAGACGCGGttccacagcagcagccagcacACACCCATCGATGCCGTCCACTTCAGCGgcacgcgcctcctcgctaCATCGGATCACAACCTGCGTATCTTCGATACGTCGAACCTTAGTGACCGCACGGCAGTGTCGCTGGAGGCGCCGTGGATTATGATGGGTGACGTAGCCTACGCAAGCGCCACGGACGAAGCCTGGTTCGTGGAAACGGCCGGAGCGACGGCAATGAAGTGCAAGTTGTCCTTGCGCGACATCCGCCGTCCCGGCGAAGAGGCgcctcgcgcggcagcggcgccacccgcATCTGCTCTAGTACCTGCCTCGCCCTCCCAGCGAGTCCCGGTGGCGACGCTGAACAGCAACAGTTCGATCTTCGCGGATGCGCGAAAGAAACCTGCAAATGGGTCTCGGCTCAGCCCAATGGACTCACCGGCGAAAACAACGGAAAATGACATGGCGGAAAAGGAGTTGCGCGCGGAGACGTCGGCACCGACGGCTTCGACCCTGCCACGGCCAGCATTCAGTAGCGGTGGACCATCTTTCCCACCGAGATCCGCCCCGCCGTCGAGTGCAGGCGATTCAGAGCTACAGATGgtacagcagctgcgtcacgAGCACGGCACTGCCTCTACCacgctgcagaggcggctcAACACTctgcgcaccgtgcgcaCGCTCTGGATGCAGAACCAGCCTGAGGCAATGGCGCATGTGAGGCGGCTCTACGACGAGGGGCAGGAGTTTGGCCCGCTCTTCGATCTTCTAaccgtgctgcagcagcctcgCATGAAGGAGAAGTTGCTCACAGAGTCCATCGCTACTTTTTTGGACCTCGTCGAGATCGCTCTCAAGACGGACTACGAGCCGCTGATCTTGTTAGGACTGCGCACGCTTCGCAGCATTTCCACGAAGTTCCGCGCAAGGATGGAGGAGGCACAGCGGcgggcgcgcgcgtcgcagAGCACAGGCTACAACGATCCGCTCGGCATGAGTCAGCATCAGCGCATAACACAGAAGTTGCATAATTGCTGCCCGGTCGTCTTTGCGCTAGCGGAGCGCTGCGATGGCGTCGGAGAGGAGGCTAGGGCAGTCCTGCCAGacatgccgccgccgccgcgcactcAATAG
- a CDS encoding putative protein phosphatase: protein MDTRCCTPPSIGGGDDLFLASCRHQLFVNEEDDHEVENTALEASVTLRPSDSFPRLSQSHASEETRPSDPLDTNVELPSPIRLPRSPRRAFQPIPINLPGDNCFGRTAFQGWPVEATASDGITSTPWRPPTTSGQPSAAPAAAPAAHASMAHLQTPEVQRTNYAVATPNMMGHLLYTPQISPVCQAWRTSLDTELDSVNTRWAADQLPSLTTLIDNALYVGGFPDSQTVPQLYALGIRHIVNCCAQDIRTAPEVAESFHLHYFESYDSEEYLILHRDYDAFAGLMSTILENGEKAFVHCIAGVNRSVVLCAAFLMDRLSLNPVEAVRVFRANGRMRILDNKGFRHQLIDHYLQSIEPQNARVGLL, encoded by the coding sequence ATGGATACACGGTGCTGCACCCCGCCGTCGattggcggcggtgatgatcTCTTTTTAGCCTCCTGCCGGCATCAGCTGTTCGTGAACGAGGAAGACGATCACGAGGTGGAGAAcacggcgctggaggcgagTGTGACCTTGCGACCGTCCGACAGCTTTCCGCGTCTCTCCCAATCGCACGCATCTGAGGAGACTCGGCCGAGCGACCCACTCGACACCAACGTGGAGCTTCCCTCGCCCATTCGCCTGCCACGCTCTCCGCGACGCGCCTTTCAGCCTATCCCGATCAACCTCCCCGGCGACAACTGCTTCGGCCGAACCGCCTTTCAGGGCTGGCCAGTGGAAGCGACTGCCAGCGACGGCATCACAAGCACACCCTGGCGGCCCCCGACCACGTCGGGGCagcccagcgccgcccccgcagcagcaccagcagcccaTGCGAGCATGGCACATCTGCAGACACCGGAAGTGCAGCGCACAAACTACGCCGTGGCCACTCCCAACATGATGGGGCACCTCCTCTACACGCCGCAGATATCGCCGGTGTGCCAGGCCTGGCGAACCAGCCTGGATACCGAGCTTGACAGCGTGAACACACGCTGGGCAGCCGACCAGCTGCCGTCCCTTACAACGCTCATCGACAACGCCCTCTACGTTGGCGGCTTTCCAGATTCGCagacggtgccgcagctgtacGCGCTGGGCATCCGCCACATTGTCAACTGCTGCGCGCAGGACATTCGCACAGCCCCAGAAGTGGCTGAGAGCTTTCACCTGCACTACTTCGAGTCATATGACTCGGAGGAGTACTTGATTCTCCACCGCGACTACGACGCGTTCGCTGGACTGATGTCCACCATTCTAGAAAATGGAGAGAAGGCCTTCGTGCACTGTATCGCCGGCGTGAATCGCAGTGTCGTGCTGTGCGCGGCGTTCCTCATGGACCGTCTCTCGCTGAATCCGGTGGAAGCGGTTCGTGTGTTCCGTGCCAATGGTCGCATGCGCATCTTGGACAACAAAGGCTTCCGCCATCAGCTCATTGACCACTACCTGCAAAGCATAGAGCCACAGAACGCAAGGGTAGGGCTGCTGTAA
- a CDS encoding putative small nuclear RNA gene activation protein (SNAP) 50 yields the protein MTLRRIAHEVVGIPIEELRAVNEDPLASMPADAVLEPGTKVRLPVVLDYQGSPYGMALHLGSAEAQLQDCEALLDSLVSSWEGEYGSHSLECLPPRKVCSQTEAVLAKVHEEAIRQLPKVDAGLQRLGSRESKLPLLVEVGAIKAAERAIEESFQRAVAGLESFKKENEACGRVAPASLSSNDLTPASLHTKRDEGEDYCVLHTHRWEFAVHGVRSKEPREVWAVLSCQPLVALLDAIDCPATRDPLTTSRNAFFFIHGVFYIDDRHRAQADFVDLSEVIRGNDPLQDASSFHAPEHQGFSRCPVKSAAETAFKDLNIKMGESCLLRHCGGCDHYFFLSHARSLSGYPRKERHEFPHRVAKVRDQARRCLLCRLFPATIALYEDPLSPESPAFYCAVCFDLLHSGDTPEEAAQYQRREAKDFGEVYFKAT from the coding sequence ATGACCCTGCGCCGGATAGCGCACGAGGTGGTCGGCATTCCTATAGAAGAACTGCGCGCCGTAAATGAGGACCCGCTGGCGAGCATGCCCGCCGATGCGGTTCTCGAGCCCGGCACGAAGGTGAGGTTGCCTGTGGTCTTGGACTATCAGGGCAGTCCCTACGGAATGGCGCTGCACCTGGGTAGTgccgaggcgcagctgcaggactGTGAGGCGCTCCTCGACTCTCTCGTGAGCTCGTGGGAGGGCGAATATGGCTCTCACAGTTTGGAGTGCCTTCCTCCACGTAAGGTGTGCTCGCAGACGGAGGCGGTGTTGGCCAAGGTGCACGAGGAGGCGATTCGGCAACTGCCCAAGGTCGACGCGGGTCTTCAGCGGTTGGGGAGCAGAGAGTCAAAgctgccgcttctggtggAAGTCGGGGCGATCAAGGCAGCCGAGCGCGCCATTGAGGAGTCGTTCCAGCGAGCCGTCGCGGGGCTCGAGAGTTTCAAGAAGGAAAATGAAGCTTGTGGAAGAGTCGCCCCGGCATCGTTGAGCTCTAACGACCTCACCCCGGCTTCCCTTCACACGAAGcgcgacgagggcgaagacTACTGCGTCCTGCACACGCATCGGTGGGAGTTCGCGGTTCATGGAGTGCGCTCGAAGGAACCGCGGGAGGTTTGGGCGGTGCTCTCCTGCCAGCCgctcgtggcgctgctggacgcgATCGACTGCCCGGCAACACGAGACCCGCTCACCACCTCCCGAAATGCCTTCTTCTTCATCCACGGCGTCTTCTACATCGACGACCGGCATCGAGCACAAGCGGACTTTGTCGACCTCAGCGAGGTTATCCGGGGGAACGATCCTTTGCAGGACGCGTCGAGCTTTCACGCTCCCGAGCACCAGGGCTTTTCTCGGTGCCCCGTGAAGAGCGCAGCAGAGACCGCGTTCAAGGACCTCAACATCAAGATGGGTGAGTCGTgcctgctgcggcactgcGGCGGATGCGACCACTACTTCTTCCTGTCGCATGCCCGAAGCCTAAGCGGCTACCCGCGCAAGGAGCGACATGAGTTCCCGCACCGTGTGGCCAAAGTACGAGACCAGGCAAGGCGGTGTCTGCTCTGTCGATTGTTTCCGGCCACGATCGCGCTCTACGAGGACCCACTTTCACCTGAGAGTCCGGCCTTTTACTGCGCGGTGTGCTTTGATCTTCTACACAGCGGCGACACCcccgaggaggcggcgcagtaCCAGCGGCGCGAAGCGAAGGACTTTGGTGAGGTTTACTTCAAGGCGACGTAG